Proteins from a genomic interval of Centroberyx gerrardi isolate f3 chromosome 23, fCenGer3.hap1.cur.20231027, whole genome shotgun sequence:
- the LOC139916992 gene encoding endonuclease domain-containing 1 protein-like isoform X2 produces the protein MFHVVFLLLFPLLSKGEVSLFGNCPQFFLNGIPPTILGNINRYQQICQCLLDQNLRPEYFYATLYDTVNRIPVYSAYVFQQLPVTRVDKWLIEPQLDGMIERCMTAPTSLLSDNIGHHQAVECDYDGTPYDKGHLYPVSHTATQRAMQATFTLTNAAPQDSTFNRGQWRLHEQSLANILRTHPNSYVVTGVVPGNQKIAAGRVMEARYYWSAYCYRHNNGTYQSSGYIGPDQNGRVQTLVLGDLEVALQGYYNVQTFTVFGGQC, from the exons ATGTTCCACGTAGTTTTTCTGCTActgtttcctctgctctccaaaGGAGAAGTGAGCTTGTTTGGAAACTGTCCACAGTTCTTTCTGAATGGTATCCCACCAACAATCCTCGGAAACATCAACCGCTACCAGCAGATATGTCAGTGTCTCCTGGACCAGAACCTCCGGCCTGAGTACTTCTACGCTACACTCTACGACACAGTGAACAGGATCCCAGTGTACTCTGCTTATGTGTTTCAGCAGCTACCCGTGACCAGAGTTGACAAATGGTTAATTGAGCCACAG CTGGATGGCATGATTGAAAGGTGCATGACTGCACCAACCAGCCTCTTATCCGATAACATAGGTCATCACCAGGCTGTGGAGTGTGACTACGATGGCACCCCCTATGACAAGGGTCACCTCTACCCGGTGTCCCATACCGCCACTCAACGTGCCATGCAGGCGACCTTCACCCTGACCAACGCTGCCCCTCAGGACAGCACCTTCAACCGTGGCCAGTGGAGGCTACACGAGCAGAGCCTGGCTAACATCCTACGTACACACCCCAACTCCTATGTAGTTACTGGTGTGGTTCCTGGAAATCAAAAGATTGCTGCAGGGCGTGTTATGGAGGCTAGGTATTATTGGAGTGCTTACTGCTACCGTCACAATAATGGGACCTATCAGTCTTCTGGTTACATTGGGCCTGATCAAAACGGTAGAGTGCAGACTCTGGTTCTCGGAGATCTAGAGGTTGCACTGCAGGGTTACTATAATGTTCAAACATTCACTGTGTTCGGTGGGCAATGCTGA
- the LOC139916992 gene encoding endonuclease domain-containing 1 protein-like isoform X1, which translates to MFHVVFLLLFPLLSKGEVSLFGNCPQFFLNGIPPTILGNINRYQQICQCLLDQNLRPEYFYATLYDTVNRIPVYSAYVFQQLPVTRVDKWLIEPQLDGMIERCMTAPTSLLSDNIGHHQAVECDYDGTPYDKGHLYPVSHTATQRAMQATFTLTNAAPQDSTFNRGQWRLHEQSLANILRTHPNSYVVTGVVPGNQKIAAGRVMEARYYWSAYCYRHNNGTYQSSGYIGPDQNGRVQTLVLGDLEVALQGYYNVQTFTVFEIQCY; encoded by the exons ATGTTCCACGTAGTTTTTCTGCTActgtttcctctgctctccaaaGGAGAAGTGAGCTTGTTTGGAAACTGTCCACAGTTCTTTCTGAATGGTATCCCACCAACAATCCTCGGAAACATCAACCGCTACCAGCAGATATGTCAGTGTCTCCTGGACCAGAACCTCCGGCCTGAGTACTTCTACGCTACACTCTACGACACAGTGAACAGGATCCCAGTGTACTCTGCTTATGTGTTTCAGCAGCTACCCGTGACCAGAGTTGACAAATGGTTAATTGAGCCACAG CTGGATGGCATGATTGAAAGGTGCATGACTGCACCAACCAGCCTCTTATCCGATAACATAGGTCATCACCAGGCTGTGGAGTGTGACTACGATGGCACCCCCTATGACAAGGGTCACCTCTACCCGGTGTCCCATACCGCCACTCAACGTGCCATGCAGGCGACCTTCACCCTGACCAACGCTGCCCCTCAGGACAGCACCTTCAACCGTGGCCAGTGGAGGCTACACGAGCAGAGCCTGGCTAACATCCTACGTACACACCCCAACTCCTATGTAGTTACTGGTGTGGTTCCTGGAAATCAAAAGATTGCTGCAGGGCGTGTTATGGAGGCTAGGTATTATTGGAGTGCTTACTGCTACCGTCACAATAATGGGACCTATCAGTCTTCTGGTTACATTGGGCCTGATCAAAACGGTAGAGTGCAGACTCTGGTTCTCGGAGATCTAGAGGTTGCACTGCAGGGTTACTATAATGTTCAAACATTCACTGTGTTCG AAATTCAATGTTACTGA